A segment of the Carya illinoinensis cultivar Pawnee chromosome 1, C.illinoinensisPawnee_v1, whole genome shotgun sequence genome:
ACCGACCCTAAAGAGCTTATCAAAATCGGCTTCCATGTCGCAGTTCAGGAAATTCATGCTGCAATTGCAAACTCGACCACGTTAAAAACTCTAGCCAAGGACCCCAGAGCAACTCAAGCCTTGGAGAACTGCAAAGAGCTCCTTGAGTATGCCATCGATGATCTCCAAGAGTCTTTCGAAAAGATCGGTGCCTTCGACGTCAGCAAGCTCGACGATTACGTAGCGGACCTCAAGGTCTGGCTTAGTGGTGCAATCACCTACGAGCAGACTTGCTTGGATGGGTTCGAGAACACCACGGGTGATGCCGGGGACAAGATGAAAGAGATTTTGAAGACTACACAAGAACTCACCAAGAATGGCCTTGCCATGGTGACCGAGATCTCGAATGTCTTGACCAATCTTCAAATTCCAGGGTTGAACCGGAGGCTTCTTTGGAATGAGGATGGTCGTGGAACCGGCTTCGATGAAACGATCGATGAACCACATAAGGACCCAACGTCCACCACTCGACAGCTTCTTTGGGATAATGGAAGCGGCTTCAGCGAAGGGCACGCTCACCAGCAGAGGAAGCCCTTGGAGTCCACCAACCGGCAGCTTCTTTGGGATAATGGAAGCGGCTTCGACGAAGGGCACGCTCACGAGCAGAGGAAGCCCTTGGAGTCCACCAACCGGCAGCTTCTTTGGGATAATGGAAGCGGCTTCGACGAAGGGCACGCTCACGAGCAGAGGAAGCCCTTGGAGTCCACCAACCGGCAGCTTCTTTGGGATAATGGAAGTGGCTTCGGCGAAGGGCACGCTCACCAGCAGAGGAAGCCCTTGGAGTCCACCAACCGGCAGCTTCTTTGGGATAATGGAAGCGGCTTCGACGAAGGGCACGCTGACAAGCAGAGGAAGCCCTTGGAGTCCACCAACCGGCAGCTTCTTTCGGATAATGGAAGCGGCTTCGGTGTAGAGCTAGCTAAGGATGATAATGGACGCGGCTTCCCTGCATGGATCAATGGCCTTCAAAGGAAGCTTCTGGGGTCTACCAATACAGGGAACATCAAGGCTGACGTAGTGGTGGCAAAGGATGGAAGTGGCAAGTATAAGACCATCAATGAAGCACTCATTGACATTCCCAAGAACAACAACAAGACCTTCGTGATTTATATCAAGGCTGGAGTTTATCAGGAGCAAATCATCCTAAACAAGCACATGACCCAAGTTACTATGATTGGAGATGGCCCCACGAAGACCAAGATCACAGGAAACAAGAACTTCGTCGATGGAACCCCCACATTCAAGACTGCCACAGTTTGTAAGTACATGATATATGCATATCACTTTGTGCCTTCTTCCCTCTcagtttaaattaaataaacacaAAAGAGACTAGTCATTGAGCCTATCTTCCATTTTCTACTAAGGTTTGTTACACGTTTTTTAGTATGTATCTTAATTACTATGCCATCGGTTAAAAAGGAGAGTACGTTTTGAGCCTATGTATTCtatttcctttccaaatattttatgataGCATAAGTTCATTATCTTTTGGTTGTTGCAGCTGCGATTGGAAGCAACTTCATGGCTAAGAACATTGGATTCGAGAACTCTGCAGGAGCTGCAAAGCACCAGGCTGTGGCACTACGCGTCCAATCCGACATGTCCATTTTCTATAACTGCCAGATGGATGGGTACCAAGACACCCTCTATGCCCACACCCACCGCCAATTCTATCGAGATTGCACCATCTCCGGCACCATCGACTTCATTTTTGGCAACGCAGCCGCAGTGTTCCAAAACTGCAAGATGATCGTCAGGAAGCCAATGGACAACCAGCAGTGCATCGTAACAGCCCAAGGGAGGATAGACAGGCGCGAGCCCACCGCACTCGTCCTTCAGGGCTGCACATTCACCGCCGAACCAGCATATCTCCCACTCAGGGATAAGAACAAGGCTTTCATTGGTAGACCATGGAAGCAATATTCAAGAACAATCATTATGCAGAGTCATATCGAGGGCTTCATCCAGCCTGAGGGGTGGTTGCCATGGATGGGTGACTTCGCTCTCAACACACTCTTCTACGCTGAGATCGGCAACGATGGTCCTGGTGCGGTCACGATCAATAGAGTCAAATGGCGAGGCATCAAGAAGATCACTCTGGACCATGCCAAGAAATTCACTGCTGGAACCTTCCTTGGTGGCGATAAGTGGATCAAGCCCACCGGAGTGCCTTACGTTTCTGGCTTGATGTAATTCACGAAGATAACAGCTCATGGTACGTTAGTCCTCTATAAAGGATCAAACCGGTCTCCTTCATTAAGCTATCTACATTTTTCCCCCATCATTATTTTTCTTGCCTTCTGAAGATCTGTACGTAGCACCAGATCATCGTTAATAAGCCAGAGAATGAGAGAAATTTGTTGATGTTCATGTGAATCTCTTCACGATGaggtcaaatatatatatatatataggataaaCTATATATCAATGTGCATGCATCGTTAATTAATGATTTTATCTCCTTTCATTTTGTGCATATGTATTGCGAATTTATGACACAGCAATACCATATATCATATGATCACGTACATATATTATACAACTCAtgtacttgagtatctagcaGCCCCCCTTTTAACTTTTTACGTAGGCCTATACAACGTTGGATCCATCAAGAAATACAAGTGAAATTAATTAAGCAATCTAGATGTACgtatctagctagctagatcttattataaattaataataataagccTATCCCATCAATGAAACTTGAGACACCCATTAATATTTAACCTAGCTATTAGCTAGAGTCTCAAGTGCAATTgagctaaatttcttaattaattcattcttattttaatttttttgaaataaaatatttttctaaattttaatatattgataaattattaaaaagaaaacgaTCGAGTTAAATTAGATGGACGGAATTAGCAATAGAGGAGTCAAATATCAAGTTTACCGTAGCACAGATATAAAGGGCTCTTTCTTAAAGAGAATAGGGAAAGGTGGAAAATCTTAATTGGAACAAAACATAGGGGTTTCCGACTAAATTTTTCTCCTAGTAATATTACGTATAGTTACCATTTGAGAATTATAAAATAGGTCtaggtgattttatttttaaaattttttaattataaaaatattccttttaaaataatatttttttcatttaataaaagacCTACACATGCA
Coding sequences within it:
- the LOC122318599 gene encoding probable pectinesterase/pectinesterase inhibitor 21; protein product: MAFGGYNDVSNNGHQKKNKKKYAIIGVSSLLLVAMVAAVAVGATRNKADGSTKSDGNGEVSTSMKAVKAICQPTDYKETCEKSLSSAGNVTDPKELIKIGFHVAVQEIHAAIANSTTLKTLAKDPRATQALENCKELLEYAIDDLQESFEKIGAFDVSKLDDYVADLKVWLSGAITYEQTCLDGFENTTGDAGDKMKEILKTTQELTKNGLAMVTEISNVLTNLQIPGLNRRLLWNEDGRGTGFDETIDEPHKDPTSTTRQLLWDNGSGFSEGHAHQQRKPLESTNRQLLWDNGSGFDEGHAHEQRKPLESTNRQLLWDNGSGFDEGHAHEQRKPLESTNRQLLWDNGSGFGEGHAHQQRKPLESTNRQLLWDNGSGFDEGHADKQRKPLESTNRQLLSDNGSGFGVELAKDDNGRGFPAWINGLQRKLLGSTNTGNIKADVVVAKDGSGKYKTINEALIDIPKNNNKTFVIYIKAGVYQEQIILNKHMTQVTMIGDGPTKTKITGNKNFVDGTPTFKTATVSAIGSNFMAKNIGFENSAGAAKHQAVALRVQSDMSIFYNCQMDGYQDTLYAHTHRQFYRDCTISGTIDFIFGNAAAVFQNCKMIVRKPMDNQQCIVTAQGRIDRREPTALVLQGCTFTAEPAYLPLRDKNKAFIGRPWKQYSRTIIMQSHIEGFIQPEGWLPWMGDFALNTLFYAEIGNDGPGAVTINRVKWRGIKKITLDHAKKFTAGTFLGGDKWIKPTGVPYVSGLM